From a single Bacillus gobiensis genomic region:
- a CDS encoding HAD hydrolase-like protein, whose amino-acid sequence MIKTAIFDFDGTIVESAQLVFDLFNSFADKYKYTRMPQDQSDYIRTITFKERFKKFNVPLVKIPMLTIDIVKKYKEAIPYLEPVEDIQSVLQTLKESGFKLILLSANSKENIEQFLQLNQMEYFDEILTSHRFFGRHLTLNNYIKKEKVARENVIFIGDEHRDIIACRKSNIKIISVTWGYDFEELLSQANPDFIVSKPVEIIDAIQEANR is encoded by the coding sequence ATGATTAAAACAGCTATTTTTGATTTTGATGGAACTATCGTTGAGTCAGCACAACTAGTATTTGACCTTTTTAATAGCTTTGCAGATAAATACAAGTACACAAGAATGCCCCAAGATCAAAGCGATTACATACGTACGATTACTTTTAAAGAGCGTTTTAAAAAGTTTAATGTTCCTCTTGTAAAAATTCCAATGTTAACAATCGATATTGTCAAAAAATATAAAGAAGCTATTCCTTATCTTGAACCAGTTGAAGATATTCAGTCTGTTTTGCAGACATTAAAGGAATCAGGATTTAAATTAATACTTCTTTCTGCAAATTCTAAAGAAAACATTGAGCAATTTTTACAATTAAATCAAATGGAATATTTTGATGAGATCCTCACGTCCCATCGTTTTTTCGGTAGACATTTAACTCTCAACAATTACATTAAAAAAGAAAAAGTTGCAAGGGAGAATGTTATTTTTATTGGGGATGAGCACCGTGACATTATTGCTTGTAGAAAAAGTAACATTAAAATCATCTCAGTAACGTGGGGGTATGATTTTGAGGAGCTTTTGTCCCAAGCAAATCCTGATTTTATAGTCAGCAAGCCAGTGGAAATTATAGATGCTATTCAAGAGGCTAATAGATAG
- a CDS encoding Lin0512 family protein: protein MNTLLFIQTGYGIDLHGKDVTKASIRAVENAVLSNSIPGIKEVLPDKDLDRLKVNIKLAVPGDKDQVDVEKVKTVLPFGSVSVEVREGGMATRSANESEETNTDHMYIVNAAVETGY, encoded by the coding sequence GTGAATACCTTGCTGTTTATACAGACTGGCTATGGCATAGATTTGCATGGAAAAGATGTAACGAAGGCTTCAATCCGGGCAGTGGAAAATGCTGTTCTTTCAAATTCGATTCCGGGTATTAAAGAGGTTCTTCCCGATAAAGATCTTGACAGGCTCAAGGTGAATATTAAGCTTGCCGTTCCCGGAGATAAAGATCAGGTCGATGTTGAAAAAGTGAAAACGGTGCTGCCGTTTGGTTCTGTTTCCGTTGAAGTGAGAGAAGGCGGTATGGCGACGCGAAGCGCAAATGAATCAGAAGAAACGAATACAGATCATATGTACATCGTCAATGCGGCTGTGGAAACCGGCTATTAA
- a CDS encoding serine hydroxymethyltransferase, translating into MSTPTYQKDAHEVHDPEVLSKARAIIEKCSSPKLMQKEVIDAVERNAIWRGEECLNLLAPEAPTSPTVRKLLASEVGTRAAEGHIGPTQRWFAGTTHIDEIEALCVELLKKVFKSNYADHRLVASMLGNLTVYAALTKPGDNIMTIPQPTGGHSSNRYDGPAGIRGLNIYDVPMDPQELTVDLDAFAKKAREIKPRLVALGASMTLFPFPLKEMTQIVQEWGGKIFFDGAHQLGLIGGGQFQDPLSEGACVMTGSSGKTFSGPQSGIILWNDPEINKPITDAIFPALAATHQVNRVAALAAAAAEFLAFGEEYMAQIVKNSKALGKALHDRGVTMLGAHKGFTKTHQVIADVRSFGNGLDIAKKLGDANIITNKNLIPSDKPEDWDYPSGLRIGTTEVTRLGMKENDMETVADFMIDVLEDRKQTEQVRKEVIEFRKAYQKIHYCFD; encoded by the coding sequence ATGAGTACACCCACCTATCAGAAAGACGCGCATGAGGTCCATGATCCTGAGGTTCTGAGTAAGGCGAGAGCCATCATTGAAAAATGTTCGTCACCTAAATTGATGCAAAAGGAAGTCATTGATGCTGTTGAACGAAATGCGATATGGAGAGGAGAAGAATGCCTGAATTTATTGGCTCCTGAAGCGCCAACGAGCCCGACGGTCAGAAAGCTTTTGGCGTCAGAGGTCGGAACGAGAGCAGCAGAAGGACACATCGGCCCGACGCAAAGATGGTTTGCAGGTACGACCCATATTGATGAAATCGAAGCTCTTTGTGTAGAGCTGTTAAAGAAGGTGTTTAAGTCTAATTACGCAGATCATCGGCTGGTTGCGAGCATGCTGGGGAACCTTACCGTTTATGCAGCACTGACGAAGCCGGGAGATAACATCATGACGATTCCGCAGCCAACCGGAGGCCATTCCAGCAATCGTTACGACGGGCCCGCCGGAATCAGGGGATTGAATATATACGATGTTCCTATGGATCCGCAGGAGTTGACGGTTGATCTTGATGCGTTTGCAAAAAAAGCGAGAGAGATCAAGCCTCGATTAGTTGCCCTTGGAGCATCCATGACCCTATTCCCGTTTCCATTAAAAGAAATGACACAGATTGTTCAGGAATGGGGAGGAAAGATTTTCTTTGACGGAGCACACCAGCTCGGATTAATCGGCGGCGGCCAATTTCAGGATCCGCTGTCTGAAGGTGCTTGTGTGATGACGGGTTCGTCTGGGAAGACCTTCAGCGGACCGCAAAGCGGAATTATCCTCTGGAATGATCCTGAAATCAACAAGCCGATTACGGATGCGATTTTCCCGGCGCTTGCAGCGACCCATCAGGTGAACCGTGTAGCTGCGTTAGCGGCAGCTGCCGCTGAATTTTTGGCATTTGGTGAGGAATATATGGCGCAAATTGTGAAGAATTCAAAGGCGTTAGGAAAAGCGCTTCATGACAGAGGAGTAACGATGCTCGGCGCTCATAAGGGATTTACGAAAACCCATCAGGTCATAGCTGATGTACGCTCATTTGGGAACGGACTCGATATCGCTAAGAAATTAGGTGATGCAAACATTATTACGAATAAAAATCTCATTCCAAGCGATAAGCCTGAGGATTGGGATTACCCAAGCGGCTTACGGATCGGGACAACTGAAGTCACAAGGCTCGGAATGAAGGAAAACGACATGGAAACTGTTGCAGACTTTATGATCGACGTCCTCGAAGACCGGAAGCAGACGGAACAGGTTCGAAAGGAAGTCATTGAGTTCCGCAAAGCCTATCAAAAAATTCATTATTGCTTTGACTAA
- a CDS encoding GntR family transcriptional regulator has product MKNINQISRISLRDQVYQKLRLAIINLELKPGERINDKNLAEQFGVSRTPVREALKRLEDESLIESSPGAVTRVTLVNEQEAKHAFTVVATLHSLAAKQALPFLDDSHAKEMEEINKEFERAINDGDGMKAVNEDRRFHEIILKASNNPEIGVALERLMPKIHRLELLKFSSMKGTSSVNEHRQIIHLIKQADKKNLPQLIEENWMSLSQLLTEP; this is encoded by the coding sequence ATGAAAAATATCAATCAAATTAGTCGAATTTCTCTTCGGGATCAAGTGTATCAAAAGCTGCGATTGGCCATTATCAATCTTGAATTAAAGCCGGGGGAGCGAATTAATGACAAGAACCTGGCTGAGCAATTCGGAGTGAGCAGAACTCCGGTCAGAGAAGCTCTTAAAAGGCTGGAGGATGAGAGCCTGATTGAATCATCCCCGGGAGCTGTGACAAGAGTGACCTTAGTAAATGAACAGGAGGCGAAACACGCGTTTACGGTTGTGGCGACCTTGCATTCCTTAGCAGCCAAGCAGGCACTTCCATTTTTGGACGATTCTCATGCGAAAGAAATGGAAGAAATAAATAAAGAATTTGAACGAGCAATTAATGATGGAGACGGGATGAAAGCTGTAAATGAGGATAGAAGGTTTCATGAGATCATTTTAAAAGCATCCAACAATCCCGAAATCGGCGTTGCCCTTGAACGACTGATGCCGAAAATTCACCGGCTTGAGCTTTTAAAATTCAGCTCGATGAAAGGGACATCCTCTGTCAATGAACACCGCCAAATCATTCACCTCATCAAACAAGCCGATAAAAAGAATCTCCCGCAGCTTATTGAAGAAAATTGGATGAGTCTATCCCAGTTGCTCACAGAGCCATGA